AGGGGACTTACGTGGAGCGGGACCGCAAGCGGGAGAAACGGAAGCCCAAGGGCCAGGAGGCTCCGGCTGTCAAGAAACAGATCCCAGGAGCAGCCCCTGTGGCCCCTGCTGTACAAGGCGCAGTACCTGTGAGTGTTTGCCCAGTACATACACTGCCTGACTCCAATGTGAAGGGTTCGGGAGAAAGGCATCAACAtctgtattattttaatattataattatatagtaatGTACTATAATATTCAGGGAAGACAGGTAGCAAATAATGATAGTAATTATTTAAATCTGAAAGTTTATGTGTTTTTTTCCTATGACTTTAACATTTCTAAAAAATTTATATCTTTACTTGTCCAGGAACTCTATTTTTACAAAGTacctctaaaccagtgtttttcaacGTTCTTAaagctgcaaccccttaatacagtccctcatgcagtggtgacccccaaccataaaattatttttgttggtacttcataactgtcattttgctactcttatgaatcataatgtaaatatctgatatgcaggatgtattttcattcactggaccaaatttggcacaaatacccgatacgcccaaatttgaataccggtggggttgggggtattgattttgtcatttgggggttgtagttgctgggatttatagtttagttacaaccaaagagcattctgaactgcaccaacaatggaattgaaccaaacttggcattcaggactcccatgaccaacagaaaatactggaaggatttggtgggcattgaccttgagtttgggagttgtagttcacctacatccagagagcactgtggggtcaaacaattatagatctagaccaaacttggcacaaatactcaatatgcccaaatgtgaatactggcggagtttggggaaaatagaccttgacatttggaagttgttgctgggatttatagttcacctacaatcaaagggtattctgaaccccaccaatgatagaattgggccaaacttctcacacagaatgcccatgcctTGTGAGACTCGtagtgagcctccctccagccttgtatGCTCTCCCGCATATGTGCATCACGCTGCCATGCTCCAAGCACGgttgctctcccctctccacttggagtctcagcaacagccctccccttggctgagaggctggccaataaCAGCGGAGGTGGGCATTTGGTGGGAGGactcactgtctgtttccaaaaaggaagagaaggacaggcagagaaatcttcagccttctctgccaaaggggttcatatgttttctgatggtctttggcgaccactctgaaactccctcacgACCCTCAGTGGTCCCGATCCAGATTGAGAAACGTTGCTGTAAACACTGATCATAATTTGGTTGGGtttgttccttttcttcctttgagCTCAACTCTTCTTTTTGCAAATGGGTTGTTGGAGCTCTCCATTGCACAGGTTGACCGGTGGAAGTTTGGGGTGGCTGTTTTTTTGTCCTGGGTCAACATTTGACACCGTGTATGCCTTTTCTTTCTGTCCAGGGCATGCCTCCCATGAACCAAGGCCCGCGCATGATGCACCACATGCCAGGTCAGCCCCCCTACATGCCTCCTCCGGGGATGATGCCTCCACCTGGCATGGCCCCGGGGTCCATTCCTCCAGGGGCGATGCCGCCGCAGCAGATGCTCCCTGGGCAGATGGCTCCAGCTCAGCCGGTGAGTGACAGGGCACAGCAGGTTAGAGGAAACTCTGTGCATATACAGTGGGCTCTTGATTTCCATGGGGAATTGAATCCAGGATCCCTTGCAGATACCAAAAATTATTGAAAACATAATATAGTAGCAGTAGAGTGGGCAGTAAGCCCTGCCTGCGAAGTGCACTGCAGATTAGCTAAATCTAATACAAAGCTGGGAGGTTGCTGCAAGCCAGTTCCTTCCTGTGCTTGCATTTTTGACGGCCTCTTGTTTCGTTGCAGCTCTCAGAGAATCCTCCCAATCACATTCTGTTCCTCACCAACTTGCCTGAGGAGACCAACGAATTGATGCTGTCCATGCTTTTCAACCAGTAAGTGCCTGGTTTGGGTCCTGTTGTGTTGACTACTCtctggggagtttggggaaagaatTTTCTCAGTTAATGTAAGGTTGGGATTTGTGAAGCTGGCCTCTTGGATCCGTACTCACAGGGATTGGGATGTGGTCC
The sequence above is a segment of the Anolis sagrei isolate rAnoSag1 chromosome Y, rAnoSag1.mat, whole genome shotgun sequence genome. Coding sequences within it:
- the LOC132780112 gene encoding U1 small nuclear ribonucleoprotein A isoform X2 codes for the protein MKMRGQAFVIFKEVSSSTNALRSMQGFPFYDKPMRIQYAKMDSDIIAKMKGTYVERDRKREKRKPKGQEAPAVKKQIPGAAPVAPAVQGAVPGMPPMNQGPRMMHHMPGQPPYMPPPGMMPPPGMAPGSIPPGAMPPQQMLPGQMAPAQPLSENPPNHILFLTNLPEETNELMLSMLFNQFPGFKEVRLVPGRHDIAFVEFDNEVQAGAARDALQGFKITQNNAMKISFAKK